The Pithys albifrons albifrons isolate INPA30051 chromosome 1, PitAlb_v1, whole genome shotgun sequence genome contains the following window.
AAAGTTAAATGGCAGAAGTGAGATAACAACATCCTACAGAGATGCCTACAGAGCCACTACTTCATACTCTCCGCCTGACCTAAACCTGCTTCCTTTGCCTACAGCCCTGTTTTTAAGAATGGAAAACAAGGTCTGCAGGGGAATATACACTAAATACAGCCAAAGCAGACATTCCCTGCGCCACACTGGAGATCAGCTACAGGGAAACAGGCCCCCAGGACCCTGCACAGCTTATGGATCAGACCAGTGCAGCTGGATCGATGCTGAAACCAGGCCTGgttctctcttttccctccttcttttcctttttctttcactctttaattcttctcttccctttcacccTATCTCTTTATCCAAAACGCACTGCCACGTGCTGATATAGTAAGTGTAGGATCTAACACACCAACTTCCACCCCAAGTGTTTATGTATTTACGGCCAGACTTTGTAAACGCAGATtggggcagggctctccccacgtgggtgtgcccttccagcctgcgcagtgcatttttaggtgaggcacagcgtgcacagaactggcccctccgtttaagtcctgaggtccatttgccacggccgagcgagcttggacagtgacagtgaagccctcgggactgtcacagcacccggtactaaccgggactgaccctgctgagcatccgagatgtgacgggacgggatggcagggaggcattgaactgccagaggacggtccccactgagactcgaacccaggtccttgggattcagagtctggagtgctctcctttacaccacgggaccgcccacTCCAAGTGTACAATTTACTAATAAATCTTCCTGATTGTTTGCGGACCCAGAGTTTTGTTGTTCCTTTCGACCAGTGAGCATTTACGAATCGTAGGTGCTTCCCTCCCTCTAATCGCGGCTCGCCACAGCCGTTCAACCGAGGGCCCAGAACTAATTTTCTCGATTCCCTGGCGGCCGTCCCAGGTTCCCGTAACACTCTGACAGacacacccccccaccccccctccaTGCCCGGGCACAGCCGGGGCCGCGCGCACAGCGCGCTCCCCACACACCGAGAGGCGCCCCGGCCGCGCGCACGCGCCGGGCGGGAGACGCTTCCCATTGGCTGCCGAACATCGCCGAGAGCGCTCGCGCGCCCCCGGAGGCGGCAGGAGGGGAGCGAGCGGCTCGCGAGCGGAGCGGTGCATTGTGGGGCGGGAGAGGAGAGTCACTGCTGAGCCAGGGCCGCCATCTTGGCTGCGTCCGGACTTGCTCCTGCTCCCGCGGCCTGTTCCTTCTCCTTGCAGCGCAAAGCGGTGGGACAGGAGAGGACGAGGGGCTCGTCCGGAGGGTGCTGATGCGCGCAGAGCCTCCTCGCACCTCCTCCGGTCGCCGCTAACGAAGGGGGCGGGGGTGGTCGAGCAGTCGTCGGCGCGGCCTCTACTTTCTGCCGGGATGGGTCGGTCCCGCAGCCGGAGCTCGTCCCGCTCCAAGCACACCAAGAGCTCCAAGCACAACAAGAAGAACCGGAGCCGATCGCGGTCCCGCTCCCGGGAAAAGGAGCGGGCGCGGAAGCGCTCCAAGTCCCGGGAGAGCAAGCGGAACCGGCGCCGGGAGTCGCGCTCCCGCTCGCGCTCCAACACGGCCCCCTCGTCCCGCCGGGACCGGGAGCGGGACCGCGACCGCGCCTCCTCCCCTCCCGACCGCATCGACATCTTCGGGCGCACGGTGAGCAAGCGCAGCAGCCTGGACGAGAAGCAGaagcgggaggaggaggagaaaaaagcgGAGTTCGAGCGGCAACGGAAAATGTGAGCTCCgggcctgggctgggggtgaagGGGGGCGGTGAGGGAAGTGCTCTGTGCTCCGGTGCCTTTCTCTCCGCGCCTTTCTCCTGCAGGCTAGGGCCACCCGCCTCTGGGGTACAGGCGTTTAGGCCCTCGCTGAGGCCTAACGGGAGCCTGTTTTCCCGCCATCCGCCCCTTTCCCCAAGCCTGGCTCCCTCAGGTGCGTTCGGGGCCGCCCACTCGGGGGCGAGCCCCCCGCACGCCGCCGCCCCCTGCGCCGGctctgctactgctgctgcttcccgcCCGCTGCCCGCCCTCCTGCGCTGCTCTCAAACTGCCCTTTGCAGCGATGGCCGCGGCGCCCCGAAGCgctgtgccgtgccgtgccgatCCGTGCCGCCCGCCCCTCCCCGCCGTGGCGTGGAGCTCGTTAAGTGTCGAGCAGAGGCATCTGGAGTTGCTCGACTGAGGGTTTCAAGAAACACTATACAGCCATTGTTAACACttaggaattatttttcttgctaaATGGGACAGTAACATCAAGTGATTTGTTTAGTTTAAAACCTTGTCCTTTTTCAGAGAATATGGTTATTtattaaatcatagaatgatagaatcagaatcgattgggttggaaaagacctccaagatcatcaagtccaacccttgggccaactccagtccatttactagattatggcactcagtgccatgtccaatctcagtttaaaaacctccgagggtggggaatccaccacctctttgggcaggccattcctatgcctgattactctctctgtaaagaatttttttctgatctccaacttaaatttcccctggcagagcttaagcccgtgcccccttgtcctattgctgagtgcctggcagAAGAgataagttttattttaataaacgCTGGGTGTGCATGAATGTTTAGCAGTATAGTAAGTTATGACATGAACCTTTATGAAGCAGAGAGGAGAATGGTTGGAACAGTTGTGATCGGATGATTCTTCTTTGAATGCTACTCTTACTTATCTGACCACCTAATCCAGAAACACTGTTTGTTTGTACGTGTAGCCAGGTAGTCTGTTAATGTTCAGATAGAGCGTTGAGTTTATTTCAGCTATATCGTTCTCATGAAGTATTAGTTGTTAGTCAGAAGGCTTGGTGACCCCGAGTTGTCACTTTTGGTTTTGTCAATAATTTTTGCTAATTTAAGAATTTGACAGCACTATTGTCAAACCTGTCACAGTAACACAAACACACGTGCAAATTGAAGATGTTTTGAGATCCTGATCCTAATTTTGCGGTTTGTAATTTTATTCAGTAcctaaattaagaaaaatattccatgcACATCTGCAGCGAAGAATGGgaatgtgttttaatttgagAATATAGTGAATAGTTTATTTTAGTACTTTGGAGCTGGTTTAGTGCATATGTAAGTAAATTTTCTATAAAAGTTAGCTTTGAAATTTGAAAATGCTCATGAAGTCTTGTCTAGGAGGATTATGACATTTGAGCAATATTTGCTACAGAATAGTAGACTTTTGAGGAAGAATTAACATTGGAAAAGATCGGGTATGGTATTTTCATACTTCTAGATTATGctttaaattttataaagaaaaagcagtagaacctaaaacagcagaaaagtaTGATATTGGAGTAAGTCATCTGTAACTTGTGCTATGTATGTTAGTGTAGACTCATGTTAGTGAAgcaaagaaatactttcttgCTGACTGGATAAACAAGTGGACAGTTCATATATTGAAAGTgactttcttcttctcctcatGTCTGTTCAAATCTCAGTACATGCCcaaacttcttttctttcctataaTGTTCATTTTCTATAAAGGCCTTTCAAGTCTGgcattttttcctcagaaatttGCTGGCTTGTGAGTGGtttcttttctgcagatttCGTAAAATTAGTCTTTAAGAAGTAAATGGATCAtactaaaaatactttcttacATTAATGACTTATCTGTTGCTCTGAAATCACAGCTCAGTAGGCCAGGATGATAAAATTATTCCTCTCTGTAAAATACTGGAAGGTCATGTTGGTATAAACGGCAGAATAAATCATTGCGATTTATATCTGTGtttatgattttatttccttcatcaGGTCAAAACCATTGTAATTCTATCCTTGCCTATAAgtgttaaaaattatatttgattGGTTTAGTTAAATTTGAAAGGAATTTGTTGGAATGAGAAGAATTAAATGTTTACACAGTTACAGTGCTTAATTTGAGTGCATCATCCATTGCTAAGGatatttgaaaatttatttcagatcTGAGCATCTTGGATATTTTTGTAACTATGCACTATCTTTATTCAATTAACTTTTATTCTAGATTTCCTGATTTTAAACATAAGCTGCAATAGTTGAATAAAACATGAGAATATGAACTTTCTgacaatttctttctctttaataGTGTCTTAGGTATGCTAAGCTGTATTGGTACAGGATGTTGAGAGTACTCGCTACTGAATAAAACCTTataagagagaaggaaaaccttttaaaatgaaaggataTTTAGTATATAAAGGATATTTCAAAATCTGCCCAAGAGTCTTCACTTGGCAGAGATACAGTAACAGAATGGGGTGGATGCTTTTTTCtggatggtggtggtggtggtcaaggttttttctttgccttttgttgtttggtggggttttttctgaaaaagtcaCCTCAAGGCATTTTGTGTTAATTTTGGAAAAGTGAATGCTGGCCTAATAGCCCCCAGGTAAGATGGCTCTCTCTTAAGGAATGGAAGAATAAAATTTGCCTTTGCAGACCGAATGATTGAGTTGAGGGTTCCAAAACTTCTTACTGAAGTAAACTTAGCTTGGTACACCTTGGAAAAGATGACACAGGAAAAGGGGGAGGTGGGAACCTTTCACCTTTTCCAGACCTATCTAGATCAGTAATCCATACTTCATCATGTCTTATTGCATGTTTGCAAATTGTACCTTGGGAAGTCTAAAAGTTGGCAAATCCTGcaagtctttttttaaaattaattagttGTTTGCTAAATAAGATAAATTAGGAAAGATTTTCCATATGAGATAGGAAAATGCAAACATTAAGAAAATGACAGGACATGAAGACATTACAACAGTAGTTGTCCTTCTAAATCatggatttttgttgttgccaAGCCAGAAGTTTATAAGATTGTTTTGTATTTcacaaaatacttaaaatgtCAAGTTTAGAAGTAACTTCTCCCCAAACCCCATAACTCCAATAAATAGCACTACATGAAGTACAGCTATACAGGATTCACTGTTCATCTTTGATTATGTAAGTGCTGTGTTATACTAGCAATTACTGtctggaaattttttttcttgcatttgtaAAAAGGAACCTGCAAATTTACCTAATCTGTTTGTGTCCTTCTTAATGAAAACTTAATGCATCAATCAGGCTAAGTGATAATACTGctactaataaaaataaagacaagacatatgaaaatatttccaaaattcAGAACATGGAAAACTGTAGCTTGCCAGGACTTTTTTAGTGCTTGGTATTGgtataatttattttagctAATTACAGTAGAAACAAAGtgctgcaataaaaaaaattaaggagaGATGAGGTACTTGAAATTCAATAAGGTAAATGATTGCATCACTAGATTACAGGTATAACACCTGGAATTCTAGTTAAAATACTCAAATCACAAATTTTATTACTTCTGTCTTCTATATTAAGTTTCTGGAGATTAGTTTGGTGCCCCTGAGGTGGTGGGTTTAAGGCCAGATTTTACAGGATGCTACTGCTGCACATGGTTTAAAATTGAGATTATTTAAACTCCTGAAAGGTGAAGCATGGTCTGAGTTGTGGGGGGTCTGGATTTTTTGGAGGGAGAGGTGGAGTTGTTgtggttttaggttttttttatttgttggtttcattttttaacacCTAATTATGATCAAGAAGTAGCATGATAAACTGTCTTCTTAATCTCAGTCTAGTAATGTATAGAGAGATGCTAAATATGGTAAGGTCTGAATGGATTCACTATGGTAGGAAAAACCTGATTGCCTGAATATTCACTTTCTTTAAGTGTAGGGCAAAATACTCTTTTAAGTATGTAGTCTGTGTGTAAGATAAAAAACTTTTCAAGAGGAACTACTCAGTCTCATGGCTGATGCTGCGTATTGGAGGCATTTGTTTCAGTGCGAACATTCTTTATTGATCAAGAAGGTAATCCTCATGTTTGCATTTTGTAGTCGTCAACAAGAAATTGAAGAGAAACTCATAGAGGAAGAAACTGCTCGAAGAGTGGAAGAACTTGTGGCTAAACGTGTAGAAGAAGAgttggagaaaagaaaggatgaGATCGAGCGAGAGGTTCTCCGCAGGGTGGAGGAGGCAAAGCGCATCATGGAAAAACAGTTGCTCGAAGAACTCGAGCGACAGCGACAAGCTGAACTTGCAGCACAAAAAGCCAGAGAGGTAACGCTCGGTCGTTTGGAAAGTAGAGACAGTCCATGGCAAAACTTTCAGTGTCGGTTTGTGCCTCCTGTTCGGTTCAGAAAGAGATGGAATACAGCAAATCTAATTCCCTTCTCATATAAACTTGCATTGCTGCGAAACTTAATTTCTAGCCTATTCAGAGGAGCTCACTGATATTTAAACAGTTACTCTCCTAAAACCTGAACAAGGATACTTGATTTTTAATGGAACTGACCTACATATTTCAGAATTGTTTGAAACTTTTGCCATGGCTGCAGGATTTATCAGCAGTCCTTTCATTTTTGGGGAAGGGTATTGAAAGACCTGTAATTATGTATCcttcatttgtttcattttgtttaccTAGACTGTAAGAGGCTTTTGCCTTCAGCCAGGCAAAAAGCAGGGTCCAGCAGTGATCTGCAGTACCTGTCTTTAACAAATAGGTTTCttattcttcatttaaaatgaacattttccttGAGCGTACATTGGACTAATTCTGGGACTTCAAGCATAATGCTTCACGAAGGATCTCTGTCCAAATCATTCTATCCATTCTTAATAACTACTAacaactcctttttttctccctagaaGTTACAAAAGAGCAGGTTGCCCTTGTCTGAAGTCAAGCTGAACGTGTGacttgggtttttggtttttttttgttttgttttgttttttaatcagcagctggagcagaagcTGAAAATGTCTTTCTGTGAGACAGTAATTTGCTACTAAAGGCTTTGATGCCTGCCTGCACCAATCATTCCAGGATCCAGAAATTTCAAGACAAACTTCAAACTGTAAAGGAAATTTGTGCTAAATAGTCATAAGTgtcaaatgcctttttttttcaactctgTGCCTCCTACACAGTTTATTTTAGATTAATATTTTGATTGGCTTACAAAAGGAGAGACAGTAGCAATGCAGCTTTCCCCTTCATACTAAATGTGACTTGTCAGTCACATAGTACAGTTAATtaagtgagaaataaaaaggaatgcTGAGTTatgataaaaatatgaaattagaCCATTTTTTGGAAATTCAGACTTTAATATGAAAGAGTTTAAGTTGAATTTACCTGTTCATAGTCAGAAAATTCTTCATATATAGAGGTTTTCATTTGATCAGATGgatgacttttttaaaaaaaacaaacagtattTTTGCTATTGTCAATGTCATGTGGAGAAGTCTCATCAGTTCTTTGTAACACATAATAAACCTCCATGCCTGGAGTGAAGTGTGCTAGCTAGTAGCTGGTTACTAGTCATAGTAAGAAGTTTTCATATGCTTGCTTTGTTcgtattaacttttttttcttaaacagacACAAACCTCTGGCTAACTTTAAATCCtccaaatattaaaataatttggataTATATATTATGTGAactgaaacatttcaaaaactTTCACACAGTCTTCATATTTGAGTTGCATAACAGAGTTCCATAAAATTCACCAAGAAAACAACAATTACAAGGCTTTATTTCCTGATCTTGCCTTCCCTGGACTCCTGAATTCCAAGTTCATACTGCAAATGACAGTTTCAGCTGTCTTAAAATTGTCAAAATACTGAATGTTAAGTCCATTCTCCCCATGAAAGAAGCCCATAGCTCCATGAAGTATGGATTGCCATTTGTATTTTTCACTAAcagtaaatgtatttttcttattaattgTTTGCCTTAGGAATGATTTACatatttttgttccttcttACCATAAACATCTGCATTCCTCAGCTCAGCCTTCCTTGTATGTTGTTTCTTTATAAATGGTTGAGCTGCTGATGCAGGTATTGCCAAGCTAACAGTACAAATCATTTTAAAGAGGAAGCTGGCGCGTATGGCAGCCGAGGAGCACACTCTGCAGGACACTGGACAAGACAGTAAATATTCAACTTTTAATGCTGATTAAAGGAGTATAGGTAAAGAATACGTAGGTATACTTAATTGGTGAGACAAACTATTcactttatttatattttctatattactttttaatttggTAAATACTATCCAGTTTTTGTAGTTGTCCTTGTTGATTTGTGTGATATTAAAATGCTAGTAATAAATTGtcaggattctgtgattaggGAGGGTTTAGTTGGTTGCTGTTTGGACTGGGCGGGATGATGTAAATTGAGCAGTAGAAACCAGTTTTAGTGGCTGCACAGTTTACCGTTGTGAGGCAAATTAGGTGGCTGTAAAGCTGCCACTTTAAGTCAGTTCACAAAAGAATTCTGAGAAAGATTAGTCAACATGCAGAAATGAATATTTTACTTTACTAACATCTTGCCCTGTCCTCCCCTTTAGGAAGAAGAGCGTGCAAAGCGTGAGGAACTAGAGCGAATACTAGAAGAGAATAATCGAAAAATTGCAGAAGCACAAGCTAAACTGGTATGTGAAGATGTATTTAACATTTTGTAGGGAAATGCAGGTGTTTCTGCCAGGttttcagcaaaattaaaataaacaaattgaCCCTTTCTAGAGTTTAACTTGTGTGTTGCTGGTTGCATCAGTAGCATTGCCCTCCTTCCCCTAAGTGTAAAAGACCAGAAGATCCTTAGCAGTAACACTAGGCTGATAAAATAGTTCAGATACAGTTAATTTAGAGGGAAGTGGCTGccttcagaatttaaaaagtcCATTTTAACCATATCATACAAGGAAGGTTGAAGTAAATTTGCAAACATATTCAGCTTCAAGTGACTAATTCTGTTTTGTTGAGCAGGACAAGTACAAACTGGATTTGAGTCTAGCATAATGTTGATGTAGAAATGCTGAAAGCTTAAAATGCGTAAGTTAGGATAAGTCGAGCATGTGCTGGTCTCCAAGCCCATAATAGGATGCCTGCCACATGAAAACATTCAGTATGATGTAGCTGTTTCTAATCACTTGATGATAAGCCAAACTAAGCATCTTCTAAGTCCTGATTGAACTCTACCTGTGTCAATTGCCCAGGTAATTACAGCTCTTTCATATAAAAATGAGGCTTCTTAAAACACTTGTCTTGAAATACACCTGCGTTAGATCTCTTTATGTTTTACCGTTTTCTCAACCTTATATGATCAAAACAGGACacataaaatgaacaaaataagCACCTTTAGAAGACTATTGAAAGAGCTGTAAGAACCATCAGTTAGTGTAAGGATTGATTAGTTACAAATGAAGTAAAGATGGTTTGGGATTAGGAGGGGCTTTTAGATGGGTTTTGGAGCAGGGAGACCTCTGCTTGAAGGTGTGTTACTTCAGTGTGCGCTCACCTGACACGTGACAAATATCAGGGGAATTTCTCTTATGTATCTACTGTCTGccttaattaaaatgtaaagcGTTGTTAGCAAAGCAATCCTGAAAAATATGGCATGTAAGCACTCAAGATTCTGATAGATCTGCTGTATAAAATTCTCAGTGTTTCTTCTAAACTCAGTTCAAATAACCATTTCATAAACAGTTTCACTGAAACCAACTATGGCATCCAGCTCAGGTAGAACTGCTTACATACCTATGCAGGATTGGACCTGTTTGGAAGTTAATATGAACTTGTAAATTGCTTTTTTATGACTGCAAAATTTGCTGGCctaaattttataatttttttatataggCTGAAGAACAATTGAAAATTGTtgaagaacaaagaaagatTCATGAGGAGAGGATGAAACTAGAACAAGAGAGACAACGTCAGcaaaaggaagagcaaaaaaTTATCCTGGGCAAAGGAAAGTCTAGGCCAAAACTGTCCTTCTCCCTAAAAAGCCAGGATTAAATTTCAACTCTGAACtcttaaaggaaaaaggaaaaagaaacaaaaaaaaaaacaacaaaggaaaacaaaaaactttgTATGGTAGCTTCATGTTgaagtgttttgggtttttttcctctcaatttttttttctgtcttttttgaaAGTTGGAAGGTTAGCTTGTTCTAATAGGGGCTATGCtctgcaattctttttttttttttaaacgtTCATTAAGTTAAACCCTTACCAGATCATCATTGCCTTTTAGAGCATAATCTGTTTTCATCAATTTTGTTTCCGTATTGGTGATCTGAAGCAAGTCATGTCACTTTATGAGTTGTGGATGATCTGATAAGGTTTTACTGATCTACTCATCAGAGTTTGACTCTGATAATTGACAGAACTTTATATTGGGTATTACTgacttttaatgttttttttttgaagtcaGTAAATACATTAGTAAATTGCCATAGTATT
Protein-coding sequences here:
- the ARGLU1 gene encoding arginine and glutamate-rich protein 1 isoform X1 yields the protein MGRSRSRSSSRSKHTKSSKHNKKNRSRSRSRSREKERARKRSKSRESKRNRRRESRSRSRSNTAPSSRRDRERDRDRASSPPDRIDIFGRTVSKRSSLDEKQKREEEEKKAEFERQRKIRQQEIEEKLIEEETARRVEELVAKRVEEELEKRKDEIEREVLRRVEEAKRIMEKQLLEELERQRQAELAAQKAREEEERAKREELERILEENNRKIAEAQAKLAEEQLKIVEEQRKIHEERMKLEQERQRQQKEEQKIILGKGKSRPKLSFSLKSQD
- the ARGLU1 gene encoding arginine and glutamate-rich protein 1 isoform X2, producing the protein MGRSRSRSSSRSKHTKSSKHNKKNRSRSRSRSREKERARKRSKSRESKRNRRRESRSRSRSNTAPSSRRDRERDRDRASSPPDRIDIFGRTVSKRSSLDEKQKREEEEKKAEFERQRKIRQQEIEEKLIEEETARRVEELVAKRVEEELEKRKDEIEREVLRRVEEAKRIMEKQLLEELERQRQAELAAQKARERKLARMAAEEHTLQDTGQDSKYSTFNAD